DNA from Pseudomonas mendocina:
CGCCCAGCGCTCGCTGGTCTATTCGCGCGCCAAGAACGAAGGCGCCGACAAACCCTTCGGCACCCTGAGCGACGTGTACCAGAACGGCTTCGAGTTCATCAGCCACTCGATGCGCCCGGCGCCGCTCACCGATCCGTGCAGCTTTCGCGTGGAGATCGGCGGGCCGCAATGCAGCCAGCCGTACTCGGCCTCGCTGTTCAACATCTCGGCGATGAGCTTCGGCTCGCTCAGCGCCAATGCCATTCGCGCGCTCAACGAAGGGGCGAAACTGGGCGAGTTCTACCACGACACCGGCGAGGGCAGCATCAGCCCCTACCACCGCGAACACGGCGGCGATCTGGTCTGGGAACTGGGCAGCGGCTACTTCGGCTGCCGCACCTCCGACGGGCGTTTCGACCCCGAGCGCTTCGCCGCGCAGGCCGCCAGTACGCAGGTGAAGATGATCGAGATCAAGCTCAGCCAGGGCGCCAAACCGGGTCATGGCGGCATCCTGCCAAAGCACAAGATCACCGAGGAAATCGCCAATACCCGCGGAGTCCCAATGGGCGAGGACTGCATCTCGCCGTCGCGCCACAGCGCCTTCTCTACCCCCACCGAGCTGCTGCAATTTATCGCCCAGCTACGCGAGTTGTCGGGCGGCAAGCCGGTGGGTTTCAAGTTCTGCCTCGGCCACCCGTGGGAGTTCATGGGCATCGTCAAGGCCATGTTGGAGACCGGCATCCTGCCGGACTTCATCGTCGTCGACGGCAAGGAAGGCGGCACCGGCGCGGCGCCGCTGGAGTTCACCGATCACCTTGGTGTGCCGTTGCGCGAGGGCCTGCTGTTCGTGCACAACACCCTGGTCGGCAGCAACCTGCGCGACAAGATCAAGCTTGGCGCCAGCGGCAAGATCGTCAGTGCCTTCGACATCGCCCGGGTGCTGGCCATCGGCGCCGACTGGGCCAACTCGGCGCGTGGTTTCATGTTCGCCATCGGCTGCATCCAGTCGCAGTCGTGCCACACCAACAAGTGCCCCACCGGCGTAGCCACCCAGGATCCTCTACGCCAGCGCGCCCTGGTGGTCGAGGACAAGGCGCAGCGCGTCTACAACTTCCACCGCAACACGCTCAAGGCGCTGGCCGAGATGCTCGCCGCCGCCGGCCTCGATCACCCGGCACAGATCGACGCCAAGCACCTGGTGCAAAGGCTGTCGGCCACCGAGATCAAGCTGTTCTCGCAGCAGCATGTGTTCCTCGCGCCGGGCGAGTTGCTCAGCGGCCAGATCGGCGGCGAGTTCTACGAGCGCATGTGGCGCATGGCACGTGCCGACAGCTTCGAGCCGGCGCCGGCCTGAGCCAGCGCACCGACCTTCGCCCGAGCATCTTGAGCGGCGCACAAAAGCGTGACACCTTCGCCCGTGCGCCTGGTCGTCGAGGAGTCACCATGTTTTCCCCACGCTGTACAACATCATCGCTCGGTCGGTCATCGCCATCTGCATGAGCGTATCCTCCCTTTACCGCCTGTGCGCCCTGCTAGCCTGCCTGTTCAGCACGCAGGCGCAGGCCGAGCAGCCGGCGCTGCGCTTCGCCGTCACAGAAAGTACTGCCATGCCGATGATGCAGATCGAGCATGGCGAAGCCGTGGGCGGCATTCTCTACGACCTGCAAGCGCGCCTGGCGCAGAAAGTCGGGCGCCAGGCCAGGATGTTGGTACTGCCCCGCCTGCGCGTGCAAAGCATGATGATGCACGGCGAGATCGACGTGCGCTGCAACGTCAGCCCGGCCTGGCTGATCAGCGGGCACCATCAGTACATCTGGAGCCTGCCGTTCACGTTCCAGCACGACGTGCTGGTGACCCGTGCCGACATGCGACAGCGCAAGCCCAAGGCGGGCGAACGGATCGGCACCGTGCTCGGCTTCGGCTACGCCGCGCTGGAAGCACGATTTCTCAGCGGCGACCTGCTGCGCGAAGACGTGCGCACCCAGGATCAGGTGCTGGAGAAACTGGCAGCCCGGCGCTATGACTTCGCCGTCGCCAACCAACTGACCCTGGACTGGTTCAACCGCCACCTCGCTCCGGACAAACGCCTGGTGCGCATCGCCGAGATCGGCAGCGACCCGCTGGCCTGCATCATCCGCAACGAAGCGGACGTACCGACCCAGGCCCTGCTCAGGGCCATGGTGCAGATGAAAGAGGATGGCGAGCTCGACGCCATCCTCGCCCGCTATCGCTGAACGGCAGGTGCCGCATATTGCGGCAGAGTAATGCAGCCGACGTTGCCGCCGCCGAGCAACAACTCACGCGAGCGTTCGATGCCGATGATGCGATGCTGCGGGAACAGCTCGGCCAGCACGGACTGCGCGGCGCGGTCGTTGGGATCATCGAACAGCGGCATGACGATCGCCGAATTGCCGGTGTAGAAGTTGATGTAGGACGCGCAGATCAGCGTCCCGTCCTGGCGCGCCATGCTGCCGTCCACCGCATCGAGCCCCTCGGCCTCCTCCGCGCTCCATTCCAGCACTCGTGGTTGCGGCAGCTTGTGCACCTCCAGCGTGCGGCCACGAGCATCGCGGACGCTGCGTAGCACATCGTAGGCCTCCTGGTAGATTTCCCACTGCGGGTCGCTGCGGTCGTCCGTCCACTGCATCACCACCACGCCCGGCCTGACGAAACAGGCCAGGTCGTCGATGTGCCCGTCGGTCTCGTCGAACTTGCAGCCTCGCGGCAGCCAGATGATTTGCTCGGCGCCTAGGTAATCGGTCAGGCGCCGGGTGACCTCGGCCTTGCCCAGATGGCCATTGCGATTGCGGTTGAGCACGCACTGCTCGGTGCTCAGCAAGGTGCCCTGACCATCGCTGCGGATGCTGCCCATCTCGGCGATCAGCGAGGCGCGGTAGCGGTCGCACTCTTCCAACTCAAGAATCTTCTGCGCGATCTGGTCGTCCTTGTCCCAGGGAAAATACAGCCCGCCATCGAAGCCGCCATAGGCATTGAACTGGAAATCCACGCCGCGCACTTCACCAGTGGCGTCGTTGACCAGGAAGGCCGGGCCGCTGTCGCGGAACCAGGTGTCGTTGCAGCTCATCTCCACCACCCGTACCTCCGCTGGCAGGCGGCTACGGGCGTTGGCGTACTGCGCGGCCGAGGCGCAGACGGTGACCGGCTCGCTGCTGGCGATGGCACTGACCACGTCGACCCAGACCTGCTGCGCCGGCTTACCGCC
Protein-coding regions in this window:
- a CDS encoding FMN-binding glutamate synthase family protein, whose translation is MNLSLLSRYAFFAFCVLFTLASLPFLRHEWLWPFTLLTGILSLIGIGDLLQTRHAVRRNYPILGNIRYLVEGIRPEIRQYLLEGDAEQLPFSRAQRSLVYSRAKNEGADKPFGTLSDVYQNGFEFISHSMRPAPLTDPCSFRVEIGGPQCSQPYSASLFNISAMSFGSLSANAIRALNEGAKLGEFYHDTGEGSISPYHREHGGDLVWELGSGYFGCRTSDGRFDPERFAAQAASTQVKMIEIKLSQGAKPGHGGILPKHKITEEIANTRGVPMGEDCISPSRHSAFSTPTELLQFIAQLRELSGGKPVGFKFCLGHPWEFMGIVKAMLETGILPDFIVVDGKEGGTGAAPLEFTDHLGVPLREGLLFVHNTLVGSNLRDKIKLGASGKIVSAFDIARVLAIGADWANSARGFMFAIGCIQSQSCHTNKCPTGVATQDPLRQRALVVEDKAQRVYNFHRNTLKALAEMLAAAGLDHPAQIDAKHLVQRLSATEIKLFSQQHVFLAPGELLSGQIGGEFYERMWRMARADSFEPAPA
- a CDS encoding ABC transporter substrate-binding protein codes for the protein MSVSSLYRLCALLACLFSTQAQAEQPALRFAVTESTAMPMMQIEHGEAVGGILYDLQARLAQKVGRQARMLVLPRLRVQSMMMHGEIDVRCNVSPAWLISGHHQYIWSLPFTFQHDVLVTRADMRQRKPKAGERIGTVLGFGYAALEARFLSGDLLREDVRTQDQVLEKLAARRYDFAVANQLTLDWFNRHLAPDKRLVRIAEIGSDPLACIIRNEADVPTQALLRAMVQMKEDGELDAILARYR
- the aguA gene encoding agmatine deiminase; translated protein: MARTLTSSPKADGFRLPGEFEPKRRCWLGWPERPDVWRNGGKPAQQVWVDVVSAIASSEPVTVCASAAQYANARSRLPAEVRVVEMSCNDTWFRDSGPAFLVNDATGEVRGVDFQFNAYGGFDGGLYFPWDKDDQIAQKILELEECDRYRASLIAEMGSIRSDGQGTLLSTEQCVLNRNRNGHLGKAEVTRRLTDYLGAEQIIWLPRGCKFDETDGHIDDLACFVRPGVVVMQWTDDRSDPQWEIYQEAYDVLRSVRDARGRTLEVHKLPQPRVLEWSAEEAEGLDAVDGSMARQDGTLICASYINFYTGNSAIVMPLFDDPNDRAAQSVLAELFPQHRIIGIERSRELLLGGGNVGCITLPQYAAPAVQR